In Rhododendron vialii isolate Sample 1 chromosome 9a, ASM3025357v1, the following are encoded in one genomic region:
- the LOC131300539 gene encoding uncharacterized protein LOC131300539: MASSSSSKEVITLKLLVDTKNNRVLFAEAGKDFVNFLFTLLSLPVSTVVRLLTATSMVGCLGNLFDTIENLSDTYMLPNQSKEVLLKTKVAVRSTEASLLLTDDDAPALAVIKMYKCGRCARSVANDPKATCPLCKSSSMSVEVTFVPAKTGLSGEEGYVNGLITYMVMDDLVVMPMSTISGIALLSKLNVTNVQSLEEKVVSFGMDEGLKLLKATLHSKMVLTSVFLGGMKTMDASSSIPRDPVTVGETGPAMDASVSTSKAMSEPPPNEAVASSEPKSKEFHERVEECFNITFCRQDNIIKEQKRIRRRVDYFVAKLEEQFGATYFSEGEEEDTNYVPHDINIIT, from the exons AtggcatcctcctcctcctccaaagAAGTGATAACCCTGAAACTACTAGTCGACACGAAGAACAACAGGGTCCTCTTCGCCGAGGCCGGAAAAGACTTCGTCAACTTCCTCTtcaccctcctctctctccccgtcAGCACCGTTGTCCGCCTCCTCACCGCCACAAGCATGGTCGGCTGCCTAGGAAACCTCTTCGACACCATCGAAAACCTGAGCGATACCTACATGCTGCCCAACCAGAGCAAGGAGGTTCTGTTGAAAACCAAGGTGGCGGTCCGTTCGACGGAGGCTTCCCTTCTTCTCACCGACGATGATGCCCCCGCGCTGGCGGTTATCAAGATGTACAAGTGTGGAAGGTGTGCTAG GTCCGTCGCCAATGACCCAAAAGCTACTTGTCCACTATGCAAGTCGTCTTCTATGTCGGTTGAGGTAACATTTGTGCCTGCCAAAACTGGTTTATCCGGTGAGGAAGGCTACGTTAACGGTCTCATAACATATATGGTGATGGATGATTTGGTGGTGATGCCCATGTCTACCATCTCTGGTATTGCATTGCTTAGCAAGCTCAATGTTACAAATGTTCAATCTTTGGAGGAGAAGGTGGTGAGTTTTGGGATGGATGAG ggtttgaagCTGTTAAAGGCGACTTTGCATTCAAAAATGGTGTTAACAAGTGTCTTCCTTGGAGGCATGAAGACAATGGATGCTTCAAGTTCCATTCCCCGTGATCCTGTCACGGTCGGCGAAACAGGGCCTGCCATGGATGCCTCGGTGAGCACGAGCAAAGCCATGTCTGAACCTCCTCCAAATGAAGCCGTTGCTTCTTCCGAGCCCAAGTCCAAAGAGTTTCATGAAAGGGTTGAGGAATGTTTCAACATTACCTTCTGCCGCCAAGATAATATCATAAAAGAGCAAAAGAGGATTCGGAGGAGGGTTGATTACTTCGTCGCGAAGTTGGAGGAGCAATTTGGTGCAACTTACTTTtcggagggagaagaagaggacACTAATTATGTGCCTCATGATATCAATATTATAACCTAA
- the LOC131300535 gene encoding uncharacterized protein LOC131300535, with translation MASSSSSSKEVITLKLLVDTKNNRVLFAEAGKDFVNFLFTLLSLPVSTVVRLLTARNMVGSLGNLYDSVENLSDTYMQPNSTEASLLFTDDDAAAPAVNKMYKCGNCHRFVTNDLKATCPSCMCAMSTEVTFVPSKVANSDLSGKGGYVKGVITYMVMDDLVVMPMSTISGIALLSKFIVTNVQSLEEKVVTFGMDEGLKLLKATLHSKMVLTSVFLGGMKTIDASSSIPRDPAVSETGPTTDASVSTSQAMSEPPPNEAVASSEPKSKEFYERVDECFKITIRRQHYPSLTPPPEAASVAPKIFPSFVKFLKSKDPSDGTEQALLDELKALDEHLKGHGPYINGESVCAVDLSLAPKLYHLEVTLDHFKSWKIPESLTHVNNYIKLLFSQESFKKNVAAKKYVIAAWEAKVNA, from the exons AtggcatcctcctcctcctcctccaaagAAGTGATAACCCTGAAACTACTAGTCGACACGAAGAACAACAGGGTCCTATTCGCCGAGGCCGGAAAAGACTTCGTCAACTTCCTCTTCACCCTCCTCTCCCTCCCCGTCAGCACTGTCGTCCGCCTCCTCACCGCCAGAAACATGGTCGGCAGCCTAGGAAACCTCTACGACAGCGTCGAAAACCTGAGCGATACCTACATGCAGCCCAATTCGACGGAGGCTTCCCTTCTTTTCACCGATGACGATGCCGCCGCGCCGGCGGTTAACAAGATGTACAAGTGTGGAAATTGTCATAG GTTCGTCACCAATGACCTAAAAGCTACTTGTCCATCATGCATGTGTGCTATGTCGACCGAGGTAACATTCGTGCCATCAAAAGTTGCCAATAGTGATTTATCCGGAAAGGGAGGCTACGTTAAAGGTGTCATAACATATATGGTGATGGATGATTTGGTGGTGATGCCCATGTCTACCATCTCTGGTATTGCATTGCTTAGCAAGTTCATTGTTACAAATGTTCAATCTTTGGAGGAGAAGGTGGTAACTTTTGGGATGGATGAG ggtttgaagCTGTTAAAGGCGACTTTGCATTCAAAAATGGTGTTAACAAGTGTCTTCCTTGGAGGCATGAAGACAATAGATGCTTCAAGTTCCATTCCCCGTGATCCTGCGGTCAGCGAAACAGGGCCTACCACGGATGCCTCGGTGAGCACGAGCCAAGCCATGTCTGAACCTCCTCCAAATGAAGCCGTTGCTTCTTCCGAGCCTAAGTCCAAAGAGTTTTATGAAAGGGTTGATGAATGTTTCAAGATTACCATCCGCCGCCAACATTACCCTTCTCTCACTCCTCCCCCTGAGGCTGCCTCTGT GGCGCCCAAAATCTTCCCTTCTTTTGTCAAGTTCTTAAAGAGCAAGGATCCCAGTGATGGTACAGAGCAGGCTTTGCTGGATGAGTTGAAGGCCCTGGATGAACATCTCAAGGGACAT GGACCATACATTAATGGGGAAAGTGTTTGTGCTGTTGATTTGAGTTTGGCGCCAAAGCTGTACCACCTTGAGGTGACCCTTGACCACTTCAAGAGCTGGAAAATCCCTGAAAGCTTGACTCATGTCAATAATTACATCAAG TTGCTCTTCTCTCAGGAGTCATTTAAGAAGAACGTGGCTGCTAAAAAATACGTGATTGCAGCATGGGAGGCAAAGGTCAATGCATGA